GCGGAGGTCGCGGGCGGGGCGGCGCTCTGCTGTCCTCCCGCTCCCGAGGAGGAACAGCCGGTCACGGCAAGCGCGCCCAGCAGGGCCAGCACGATCGGGGTACGTCTCACAGGACACCTCCAAGACCAACGGGCTCGCCCTGGTTCTACCTCAATGTCATCTGTTTGTATAGACATGCTGACTTATGCGCGGTACGTTCACTCCGCGTTCACGGTTGTCGATGATCGTGAGGAGATGCCTGTGCGTGCCTTCTTATCCACGGTCCTCCTGCTTGTCACCCCCCTCGCCCCGGCTGCGGCGGAACCCGCCGCCGTCACGGCCGCCACGGAGACACCCCCGCTGTACGACGACGAGGCGGGCGGCTACGCCAACGGCGACGACCCGGCGATCTGGGTGCACCCGACCCGCCGCGGCAGGAGCATCGTGATCACCACGGCCAAGGAGGGCGGCCTGTACGTCTACGCCCTGTCCGGCGCCCAGCTCCAGCACCTGCCCGCCCAGCCGCCGCCCGGCCCCGGCCACGAGCCGGGACGGCTGAACAACGTCGACCTCGTCCGCGGCTTCCGCCTGTCCACCGGCGCCAAGGTGGACCTCGCGATCGCCTCCGACCGAGGCCGCGACCAGCTCCGCGTCTACGCCATCGACCCGGCCGCGGCCGCCGCCGGCCGTCCCCCGCTGACGGACATCACCGACCCCTCGGTGCCGTTCGTCTTCAACGCCACCCAGGAGGAGGTGGACGAGGCGCACACCGCGTACGGGCTGGCCACCAGCGGCACCCGCGTCGTGGTCAGCCGCCGCAACGAGACCACGATCGGCCTGCTCCAGCTCGCCGCCGCCCCCGGCGGCAAGGTCACCTACCACCGCGTCCGCACCCTCGACCTGCCCGCCACCTTCCCCCTCCCGGACGGCACCACCTGGGTCCCGTGCGGCGAGCCCGGGGAGCTGCCGCAGGTCGAAGGCATGGTCGTGGACCGCGGCACCCTGTACGCCGCCCAGGAGGACGTCGGCATCTGGCGCCTGCGCGCCGACCTCACCGGCCGCCCCGTCCTGAT
The nucleotide sequence above comes from Nonomuraea gerenzanensis. Encoded proteins:
- a CDS encoding phytase, with the protein product MPVRAFLSTVLLLVTPLAPAAAEPAAVTAATETPPLYDDEAGGYANGDDPAIWVHPTRRGRSIVITTAKEGGLYVYALSGAQLQHLPAQPPPGPGHEPGRLNNVDLVRGFRLSTGAKVDLAIASDRGRDQLRVYAIDPAAAAAGRPPLTDITDPSVPFVFNATQEEVDEAHTAYGLATSGTRVVVSRRNETTIGLLQLAAAPGGKVTYHRVRTLDLPATFPLPDGTTWVPCGEPGELPQVEGMVVDRGTLYAAQEDVGIWRLRADLTGRPVLMDKVKEYGRQDTYDPATEECLPGQDRGHGGSHLSADAEGLTVYEDGDDGYLLASSQGDDTFAVYDRDDNDYVGQFRVAAGSRVDGAEVSDGAMATSAALGSGYPEGMLVVHDGVDAPGDGDREVTNFKFVDWRLVEDAIG